A part of Dreissena polymorpha isolate Duluth1 chromosome 13, UMN_Dpol_1.0, whole genome shotgun sequence genomic DNA contains:
- the LOC127854877 gene encoding uncharacterized protein LOC127854877, with protein sequence MTLRHLLATETLFFLVQFLEDKKFQVRTRKHFKDADEIELNGVYNVQWGSGKQVGLASALAQGKKGTMEKEMATRITALSAPTRKRKAVDQTVAKVTKVTKKRAVVVSVGSPRDDAQPTTSEQTTSPVVPANTCIAATPTSATTTSRQATPTNATPRTSGQTTPTNATDTTRPATPTNATDTTPAIATDTRPATPAIATDTIPATPAIATETRPATPAIATSIIARPTPARRTSSTMEPGSVAHILVLLNRMEAYMADQTRAMISMGKRLTKLEAAVERLEVSLASRQPMQPIQPMQPIQPMQPMQPLQPILPDPDQENQMPETSLVDKAILDAINREANNEAHFACLLLPHVFPELFGVDKLRLLFNWNGAAGKQALDASRKAFVEHTTKFFYPDARSTSGWTAVVLRINERLRRKEKKKKDQQETERLLEEGLGELSFFNL encoded by the exons ATGACTCTGCGACACCTTCTGGCGACGGAAACCTTGTTCTTCCTGGTACAGTTTCTTGAAGACAAGAAGTTCCAGGTTCGAACCAGGAAACACTTCAAGGATGCCGACGAA ATTGAGCTCAACGGAGTGTACAATGTGCAGTGGGGAAGCGGGAAGCAGGTTGGGCTTGCATCTGCGCTAGCGCAGGGAAAGAAGGGTACAATGGAAAAAGAAATGGCCACACGGATCACCGCTTTGTCTGCCCCGACGAGAAAACGGAAGGCCGTGGACCAAACCGTCGCCAAGGTCACCAAGGTCACCAAGAAAAGAGCCGTAGTGGTGTCTGTTGGCTCGCCAAGGGACGACGCACAACCAACAACATCTGAACAAACGACATCACCCGTCGTCCCGGCTAACACCTGTATAGCCGCAACGCCAACCAGCGCCACAACAACTTCAAGACAAGCGACGCCAACCAACGCCACGCCAAGAACTTCAGGACAAACAACGCCAACCAACGCCACGGACACGACGAGACCAGCAACGCCAACCAACGCCACGGACACGACACCAGCCATCGCCACGGACACGAGACCAGCAACACCAGCCATCGCCACGGACACGATACCAGCAACACCAGCCATCGCCACGGAAACGAGACCAGCAACACCAGCCATCGCCACGTCAATCATCGCTAGACCCACGCCTGCCAGAAGAACAAGTTCAACCATGGAACCCGGCAGCGTGGCACATATTCTTGTGCTGCTGAACCGCATGGAGGCGTACATGGCGGATCAGACGAGAGCCATGATCAGCATGGGAAAGAGGTTAACCAAACTGGAAGCGGCAGTGGAGCGGTTGGAGGTGTCGTTGGCCAGTCGACAGCCTATGCAGCCTATACAGCCTATGCAGCCTATACAGCCTATGCAGCCTATGCAGCCTCTGCAGCCTATACTGCCCGACCCAGACCAAGAAAACCAGATGCCTGAAACAAGCCTTGTTGACAAGGCGATATTGGACGCCATAAATAGGGAGGCAAACAATGAGGCCCATTTTGCCTGTCTACTGCTGCCGCACGTTTTCCCAGAGTTGTTTGGGGTTGACAAGCTTCGGCTGCTGTTCAACTGGAATGGGGCGGCCGGGAAACAGGCGCTGGATGCCTCCAGGAAGGCTTTCGTTGAACATACAACGAAGTTTTTCTACCCGGACGCAAGATCCACGTCGGGTTGGACGGCCGTAGTCCTGCGCATCAATGAGCGCCTGAGGAGaaaggaaaagaaaaagaaagatcAGCAAGAAACGGAACGTTTGCTTGAGGAAGGACTGGGCGAGCtgtcattttttaatttgtaa